The DNA segment gaaaatctgCGTGGATCCCTGCATGCCTCACCTATCTCCTGAAACACCCTTTCACTCTGTGAATGAGCAAGAAAGGCATTTTTGAGAGTTTGCTAAATGCACGCTCTTGGGTTTTTCTGAAACAAGTCAATGGTTTCCTGATCtatgaaaaatgtaaatgatTTCCTCAGGAGGAGTGGGTGAGAGCACACACCATATCAGATGTGCTGCTCTGCATGCCAGCTGCACTGGAGGTTTGTCTGATGTCACACCTCAAAGATACAACCAATCAgtaaagcttttaaaataatactgaAAATATTATTGACGGTTTTACTTTCAGGTAAAAGCGTgaggcagcagggagcccaagCTAATAGAAACTCATGTCCTTTAGAGGAAAAACTTGAGAAATTTGGCCccagcccagaggggctgtgctccctgcctggAGACCTCCTGGGTGCCCTGGTGCCAGGGGTTTCAGCTACTCTGCTGGGAACCCAGCCCAAAAACAtggccagcacagcctgggaacTGTTGCTCTTCATTCCCCGGAAAACCCTTCTTGCCAAGTTCCTgtttaatttctcctttttctgctCTGTATTAATTAGttccttctgcttttgtttctttgctgcTCTTTCATCTtgtcttctggggaaaaaaaaccaaacaaaccaaacaaaaccaaaaacccacaaCCAAACCCTAAGACAAGGGCTTATGTTACCAGCATTTCCACAGGAAGCACTTTTTATCTTCCAGCTCTGGATGCTTTTTCCTCATCTTATTTATTGTCTtaattttcctgttcttttaATGAACCTGTTCTTTCTAAACTCACAGTGATGCCTTACTTgctgtatttttctgtattcGAAGACACAGAGTAAGTAAATTGtgcataaataaaaatttggagGAACCATCCACATAAACCATGTGCCAAAAGGCACAGCTTAGTCGAGAGTGGTAATCTGTAAATTTCCATGGTAGATGATGTCTGGCTAGGGTAGATAATAGTCTAGCTCTGGTCTGTTGgattcagcttttttttttacttagagATGGGGTAACggagaggtgttttaaaaacttttattttcagtcttATGTGAAGCGTGAGACAATGCAGATGTTATAATTAATGTCATTATAATTAGAAGttaattatttcttaattacaaTATATTAtagatttttcttgttttattagTTTTTATTACACTATGTTGTAAATGTTTTAAAGTTAATAATCTAAAATTACTCTTTGTGGGTTTACTACAATGTATTTTtcatagttttatttctttaaaatatttagtcTTACTGGTAAGGCTATCTTTTGAAATTTGTTTCTAGTTCTATTTATTTCTCAACAATGTTTGTCTTATTCTGTGGTATTTCCAAGttagtattttttatttcagagttTGTGTACAGATGTATACTATGTGAGTCTCTTGTTAGGCTTTGAGAATTCTTTACAAATCTATTCCTCACGTTGCTCTGCCCATTTCTCTAGTTTACTCTTCCCTTTTTTCATGCTTTTCAATCTCCCCTGGTGTCAGGTGGTGTAAACCAACGCATTTCCTAGAAGACACTTGTCACCAGGGGATCATCTTTGCCTCCTTCCGttgcaggcaggagcagcagaggagcagccgTGAACCTCAGTGCGGAATCCGGGCCCATCCGGATCCGGAACGGCTCCATCCTGGTCCCCTGCGATGGCCTGTACCTCGTGTCCCTCAACAGCTCCATCGacctggaggaggagggggacTGCCTGAATCTGACCCTGCAGGGCACCAGCAGCGTCCTGTGGGAGCAGATTGTCCAGAGCAACAACAGCAGAGTGAACTTCACCTCCGTGCTCTACCTGTTTGAGCAGGACAGCGTCACGCTGTGGACCAGCGCCAACGCCATCATCGCAGACCTGTCCCTCAGCCTGGTGCTCGTGGCTGAGAACAAGTActagctgcaggggctggagcaggaaggGCAGCACGGACAGCACAGCTTCCCCATCAGCTGTAGGTTTTGGACTTGCACAGGCAGACTGCTCTAGAGCCCCTCTCTGGGGCTGTGGAGGGCTCGGTGGGAGTGCAGAAGAACCACAGGTTTTATACAGTGCACTCAGGATTCGCCTCtttggagctctgtgcagctgaTTTGCTACCCAGGATGGATCTTTCCAACACTGGGGAAAGGGATGCGTGGAGCTCTTGAGATGAACAGAAATGAAAGCCAAAGAAAGTCACCCAAGCTTAGCTCATATTCAGAGAAACCCCAGGTTTCTCTATTTACTTGACAGTATCTGTATATAGTAGGAATGTGTTGTGTTTTCTCTCTGGTGAGTCAGGAAGAAACCTCAAGTGTCCTGAAGCCatttggagcaggaggagaaCGAATCTGCCTGCCAAGATGGAAAAcaggggaaaggcagcagggaaTGCCTTTGGATTGAGCCAGAAAGGCTGTCTGAGAGGAAGGGCTGTGAGAGAAGGTGGAGTGTGGAAATGAGCTCGCAGGAGTgcactgggcagcaggagcactgaCTGTGGAGTTTTGGGGAGCAGCCTTTGAGAACAGAGCCCCTCTGGCTCTTCCAGCTGTCTGCAGACTACTGAAGCCCGAGCCCAAGGAGCATCTGCTGGGACATTCACATCTTGAGATATGAGGCCTCAGAGGAAAACCTCCTTCAAGCACACACACGCTGGCTTGACCCAAAAGCAATCCAGGCACATAAAAAGTTGGGCAAAAGTGAAGACTTCTGGATGTGGTGAACTCTCTCTAACGGACCaaggggcagctgcaggtctgtgcagcctttccccagggagGATGGCTCCCATGACTGCCCTTGGCTTTGTCCCACAGGGGTGCAGCAGAGATTCCCAGGCACAGCCTCCACTGCTGGGCTCAGTGACCCTGGgctgctcatccctgcccatccagctcagggctgctggagcaggtagCCCCtgaccccagcacagccagcagctgggggGTTTTTGCTTGCAGCAAGGCTGATTTTAACCATGTGTCAGTTTTTGACTTCGTGTCTCCCAAGGAATTCCATCAACACTTCAGCATGTTGCTGCTGGATGCACACTCCAAAGTCTTCTGTTAGAagtatttatgtatttaaatgATAGGCATAAGAATGTTACATCAGATTGCTGAGAAACACTGGGAAGGGTCCAGACCAGGTGGTCAGCACCAAACTCCTCTTTGAAAATGCTCCCAATGCTCCGGGCTGGTCCTGCTTTGTGGGCACCCAGACCTGGGCTGATGCACTCATGGCTGAGCACTCCAGCAGACCCAGGTGCTACAGGCAACCAAGGACATCCTCCAGGCCTTGGAGAGCTTTCCTGGGCTTTAGGCTAAGGAGCCTCCCTACCTGGGCCAGTTCAGAGCCCCAGGGGAaactggctgcagcagccaacTCAGGTAGTGCCAGGAAGCAGTAAAGTGCCTTTTCTCCCCTCAGCTGTGGCTGGCTTGCACCCACAGGATGCTCATCATTAGGGATATTTTGGGCTTTTAACCCTGGCCACACTCACCACCACGGGGACTGAAGGCAGCTGCACCTGCCCCAAGGCTGGGGATTGTCACACTCCCCAGCAGAAGTGAGAATGTGTTTCTCTtcctaaaaaataataaatttttcctTTGCAACATTTGGACTTGTAGTGTCCTTTGGAGGTGGGGTCTGGGGGAGAAGGAGGTTGGAAGTGACTGCTGAATGATACATTTGAGCAGACATTTCCAGTGCT comes from the Passer domesticus isolate bPasDom1 chromosome 7, bPasDom1.hap1, whole genome shotgun sequence genome and includes:
- the TNFSF4 gene encoding tumor necrosis factor ligand superfamily member 4; this encodes MEGQADAEPGAGQQLQHQRQRAEDEQRLWQGGQVRNTLHLISAVAQWILLLACLIYLGVHFLRPSKPQSDKVLWTYIRYSGRSSRGAAVNLSAESGPIRIRNGSILVPCDGLYLVSLNSSIDLEEEGDCLNLTLQGTSSVLWEQIVQSNNSRVNFTSVLYLFEQDSVTLWTSANAIIADLSLSLVLVAENKY